CTTAGTACTAAACTCAACTGAAACTGGGGCTGCCAATAGTTTGACGGTCACTAGTTCTGACGCATCATTGGCAGGTATTTCGACAAACAATACAGTAGTTAGAGCTGCTCAAGATGCCATTATTACTATTGATGGTAACACGGCTACTAATTCCTCTAACGAATTTAAGAACTTCATCGAAGATGTCACCATCACTGCCCAAGCGGTAACAACATCGGAAAATACCACTTTATCAATCAGCCAAGATACAGAAAGTGGTCGAGAGCTAATTGATGAGTTTGTTACTAGCTTTAATAGCTTGCAAGATCAGTTAACAGGCCTAGGAGCGCCTAGGCTTGGGCGATTAGCGTTTGATCCTAATGTTAGGCAAGTCAGGCAACAAATTAACGATGTGGTACTCGACACCGTAGCAAATAGCGGCATTGGAAGTTTACAAAACCTAGGGCTCGAACTTAATCGCAGTGGTAAACTTGAAGTTTCTACTTTTAGTTCAGAGAACATTCAAACAGGCGAACAACGGCTAACAGACGCGCTAACTAATAATTTAGATGAAGTTGGCAAGCTTTTTGCAGATACCGATGGTGTCGCTACACGTATTTCAGCAATTGTTGATAACTATGTAGATTCGGATGGTGTACTAACACAGCGTCAAACATCACTAAATGCTCAATTGAGTGACATTAGTGACCAGCGAGCTGCGTTTGCCGAAAGATTAGCTGACTACGAGGCTAGATTGATTGCCCAGTTTACGGCACTAGACTCTGCAGTTGCTGGTTTTAACTCTACTAGAGACTTTGTATCGAATACGTTGAGTAGCTCATCATCAAACAACAATAATAACTAATAGTAGTAAAGCTTAAAGCTTATTAGTTATCGAAGTGAAAAGGTATCAATTATGAGAAATAACCTAAGAGCTTATCAAAAAGTAAATAGAGAAAGCGGTTTATCGGCAGCTGACCCTCATACCGTAATATTAATGCTTTATAACGGTCTCCTTGAGAATATTTCAATAGGAAAGGGTGCTATCGAGCGAAAAGATTTAGCGCTAAAGTCAACTGCATTATCAAAGGCTGTTAATATTCTAAACTCTTTGATTGATTCTTTAGATAAAGAGTCTGAACCAGCTATTTCTGACAATTTTAATACTTTATATGGTTATTGTATTGAACAAATCATGTCAGCGAGCACCTCACTTGATACTGCACAGCTAGACCAAGTGTCTGAGTTTCTTATTCCATTACGCGATGCATGGCAAAATATTTCTGAGCAAGATAAGCAGGCTGGTTTTGCCAAGCTTAATGAGAGAGATAAAAATCGTCCTGTCGGCAATATAGGTACTTAAGGTGTTGGCAAAAAAGTTTCAACGGGCTAGGCGTTTAACAGATCAAATTGCCGAGTTTGTTGAAGCTTTCAATATCGAAGGTTGTCAACTTTTACTTGCGCAACGGCTGACGTTATTGACAGAAATCAAGTCAGAGCTTGAATCATACACACCAGAAAACAAAGCATTACGTGTCGAGTTCGAAGAGCTGTTATTATGGATAGAAGAACAAGATAAACAACCTCAAGAAAAAGCCGAAGATTTCAAAAATAAGTACCAAGATAAGCTTAAAAAGCAAAAAAAGACTAACTTTGCTATCAAGCAATATACCTCCCTTTAATTTCATTACATTAAATTTTTATTTTTAGGTTTCAGTCA
The nucleotide sequence above comes from Thalassotalea euphylliae. Encoded proteins:
- the fliD gene encoding flagellar filament capping protein FliD, whose translation is MSFTNLGIGSGLPLNTLVEGLLQAEAFPTENRLNTQQESVELELSGVGAFRSALSDFQSTVDRLGAADAFNKQTVTASNDNIAVQTNGFASNGEFDINVQQLATGSQLKSAAFTSSSDTVGSGTLTFSAGSSTFNVDIDAADNLSAIRDKINAESDNFGVTANIIKGDAGTFLVLNSTETGAANSLTVTSSDASLAGISTNNTVVRAAQDAIITIDGNTATNSSNEFKNFIEDVTITAQAVTTSENTTLSISQDTESGRELIDEFVTSFNSLQDQLTGLGAPRLGRLAFDPNVRQVRQQINDVVLDTVANSGIGSLQNLGLELNRSGKLEVSTFSSENIQTGEQRLTDALTNNLDEVGKLFADTDGVATRISAIVDNYVDSDGVLTQRQTSLNAQLSDISDQRAAFAERLADYEARLIAQFTALDSAVAGFNSTRDFVSNTLSSSSSNNNNN
- the fliS gene encoding flagellar export chaperone FliS, with protein sequence MRNNLRAYQKVNRESGLSAADPHTVILMLYNGLLENISIGKGAIERKDLALKSTALSKAVNILNSLIDSLDKESEPAISDNFNTLYGYCIEQIMSASTSLDTAQLDQVSEFLIPLRDAWQNISEQDKQAGFAKLNERDKNRPVGNIGT